The window ATCGACGGCGCCAGCGAGCTCGTGATCGGCATGTTCCGCGCAGGCGCCGAGAAACTCTGATCATGAGTGAGAGCACGGGACAGCGGCCGTCCGGACGCGGACGTTTCATCACCTTTGAAGGCGGCGAGGGGACGGGCAAGTCGACCCAGATCAAGAAGCTCGCCGACCGCCTCACTGCGGCGAGGCTACGTACCCTCGTCACGCGCGAGCCCGGTGGCTCGCCGGGCGCTGAGATCATGCGCCATCTGGTGCTGTCGGGTATGGGCAAGCTGCTCGGGCCCGATGCGGAGACGCTGCTGTTTGCCGCCGCGCGTGACGACCATGTCCGCACGGTGATTGAGCCCGCGCTCAAGCAGGGCGTTTGGGTCCTCTGCGACCGCTTCGCCGACTCGACACGGGCCTATCAGGGCAGCCTCGGCAGCGTGCCGACCGCGCTGATCAACGCCATGCAGCGGGTCACGATCGGCGATCTCAAGCCGGATCTCACTATCATCCTCGATTTGCCGGTCGAGATCGGCTTGGCACGTGCGGCGGCGCGGCGCGGCAGAGGCACGCCCGACAGGTTCGAGGGCGAGAAGCTCGCCTTCCATGAAGGCCTGCGCGAGGCCTATCGCAAGATCGCAGCAGAGGATCCCGCGCGCTGCGTGCTAATCGACGCCAATTCCGCCCCCGACACGGTTGCCGGGCGCGTCTGGATCGCGCTACGCGACCGTCTGCTGCCGACTCCTGCCTCGGCGGCCTCAGCATGAGCCCGCGTCAGGCCGAGCGCGAGACCGCGATTCCGCATCCGCGCGAGACGAGCCTCTTGTTCGGCCATCCTGAGGCCGAGATGGCGCTACTGACGGCCTATCGCAGCGGGCGCATCCCGCATGCCTGGTTGATCGGGGGACCGCAGGGCATCGGCAAGGCGACGCTGGCCTATCGGATGGCGCGCTTCGTGCTCAGTCACGGCCAGCCGCTGGCGCCTGTCGTGCAGGGTGCCGAAGACCTCGCGATCGATCCGGACGACGCCGTGGCGCGGCAGGTGGCGGCTGGTTCGCATGGCGGTTTGCTGACGCTGGAGCGCACTGCGAACGACCGCGGCGTGATGCGCACCGTCATCACCGTGGACGAGACGCGTGAGACAATCTCGTTCTTCGGTTCAACCGCGGCAGCGGAAGGCTGGCGCGTCTGCATCGTCGATACCGTCGATGAGCTCAATCCAAATGCAGCGAACGCGCTGCTCAAGATACTTGAGGAACCGCCGCAGCAATCGCTGTTCCTGCTGGTGAGCCACGCGCCCGCGCGCGTGCTCGCCACCATCCAGTCGCGCTGCCGCAAGCTGCGCCTGCGCTCGCTGGCAACCGACGAGGTGATCGGCGCAGCCGCCGCGGCCGCCGACCTCGCTCCGACCGACCTGGCGCTGCGCGAGGCGGCGGAGGCCTCCGAGGGCAGTGTCGCGCGTGCGCTGACGCTGCTCGGCGGCGATGCGTTAAAACTCCAACAGCGCACGGCTGCGATGCTGGCGCGCCTGCCGCAGGTGGATCCGCGCGAGCTGCACACGCTCGGCGATTCGCTTCCCACCAACGACCGCGTTGCGCTTGCGGCCTTCGTCGACGGCATCGATCGCTGGATCGCCGAGCGCCTGCATGCGGACGAGGCCAATGCCAACCAGAACCTGCCGCGCCTTGCGCGCCTAGCTGAGGTATGGGAAAAGATCGTCCGCGCCGCGCGCGACACCGAAACCTACAATCTGGAGCGAAAGCCCTTGGTTTTCTCGGTGTTCGGCTGGCTGGCGGACGCAACGCGCTAGGCGCGTTTCCAAATTTCGAGAAGCCGGCAAAGGAATTCGTCGTGGCAGCGCGAGCTAAGAAAACCGCAAAGGCCAAGAGCAGCAAGAAGAAGGCTGCCAAGAAGGCCGTGAAGAAGACTGTGAAGGCGCTCGCGCGCAAAGCCGCCAAGACGGTCAAGAAGACCAAGAAGGCTGCCGCCAAGAAAAGCGCGAAGAAGGGCACTGCGAAGGCGGTCAAGAAGGCCGGCAAGAAAGCTGCGAAGAAGCAAGTCGTCGCCAAGAAAGCCGCGACAAAGAAGGCCGCTAAAAAACCCGCCAAGGCTCCGACGATGAAGGCGGCCAAGAAGGCGATGGTGACCGCGCCCGCCGTGATCGCCGCGCCGACTCCGGTCGCCACGCCGCCGAAGGCCGTGAAGCTCAAAGTGTCGAAACCAAAGGTGCCGCCTGCGCCGAAGCCGGTGGCGCCCGCAGCTGTGCCGACGCGCGACAACGTCTTCTACATCACCACCGCGATCGCCTATCCCAACGGCAGCCCACATATCGGCCACGCCTACGAGGCGATCGCGACCGATACGCTGGCGCGTTTCGCGCGGCTCGACGGCAAGGACGTGTTCTTCCTGACCGGCACCGACGAGCACGGTCAGAAAATGGTTCAGACTGCGGCCAATGAAAAGATGTCCGCCTCGGAGCTCGCCACCCGCAACGCCGGCCGCTTCAGGGAGATGGACGAGCGTCTGAACGTCTCGTTCGACCGCTTCATCCGCACCACCGAGGAACAGCACCATCGCTCCAGCCAGGAGATTTGGCGGCGCATGGCCGCCAATGGCGACATCTATGCCGATACCTACGCCGGTTGGTACTCGGTGCGTGATGAAGCCTATTACGCCGAAGACGAGACGCGTCTGAACGACGAGGGCGTGCGACTCGGTCCGCAGGGTACGCCGGTCGAGTGGGTCGAGGAGAAAAGCTATTTCTTCCGCCTGTCTGACTATCAGAGCAAGCTCCTGAAGCTCTACGAGGAGCACCCTGATTTCATCGGCCCGGACTCGCGTCGCAACGAGGTAGTGAGCTTCGTCAGGGGCGGTCTGCGCGATCTCTCGATCTCGCGCACCACCTTCGATTGGGGCGTAAAAGTGCCCGGCGACGAAGAGCACGTGATGTATGTCTGGGTCGACGCGCTGACCAACTACATCACCGGCGTCGGCTTCCCCGACGAAAGCGACAAGAACTGGCGCTACTGGCCGGCGGACGTGCATATCATCGGCAAGGACATCATCCGCTTCCATGCCGTGTACTGGCCCGCCTTCCTGATGTCGGCCGGCATTCCCGTGCAGAAGCGCGTTTACGCCCACGGTTTCCTGTTCAACAGGGGGGAGAAGATGTCGAAGTCGATCGGCAATGTCGTCGATCCCTTCAACCTCGCCGACCAATATGGCGTCGACCAGATGCGCTACTTTTTCCTGCGCGAGGTGCCGTTCGGGCAGGACGGCAGCTACAATCACGAAGCTATCGTGGCGCGCATCAATGCCGACCTTGCCAACGACCTCGGCAATCTTGCGCAGCGCTCGCTGTCGATGATCGCCAAGCAGCTCGGCGGCGTGCTGCCGGAGCCCGCCGCGTTCAGCGACAACGACAAGGCCATGCTGGCGCAGGCCG is drawn from Bradyrhizobium diazoefficiens and contains these coding sequences:
- the tmk gene encoding dTMP kinase is translated as MSESTGQRPSGRGRFITFEGGEGTGKSTQIKKLADRLTAARLRTLVTREPGGSPGAEIMRHLVLSGMGKLLGPDAETLLFAAARDDHVRTVIEPALKQGVWVLCDRFADSTRAYQGSLGSVPTALINAMQRVTIGDLKPDLTIILDLPVEIGLARAAARRGRGTPDRFEGEKLAFHEGLREAYRKIAAEDPARCVLIDANSAPDTVAGRVWIALRDRLLPTPASAASA
- a CDS encoding DNA polymerase III subunit delta'; translated protein: MSPRQAERETAIPHPRETSLLFGHPEAEMALLTAYRSGRIPHAWLIGGPQGIGKATLAYRMARFVLSHGQPLAPVVQGAEDLAIDPDDAVARQVAAGSHGGLLTLERTANDRGVMRTVITVDETRETISFFGSTAAAEGWRVCIVDTVDELNPNAANALLKILEEPPQQSLFLLVSHAPARVLATIQSRCRKLRLRSLATDEVIGAAAAAADLAPTDLALREAAEASEGSVARALTLLGGDALKLQQRTAAMLARLPQVDPRELHTLGDSLPTNDRVALAAFVDGIDRWIAERLHADEANANQNLPRLARLAEVWEKIVRAARDTETYNLERKPLVFSVFGWLADATR
- the metG gene encoding methionine--tRNA ligase, translated to MAARAKKTAKAKSSKKKAAKKAVKKTVKALARKAAKTVKKTKKAAAKKSAKKGTAKAVKKAGKKAAKKQVVAKKAATKKAAKKPAKAPTMKAAKKAMVTAPAVIAAPTPVATPPKAVKLKVSKPKVPPAPKPVAPAAVPTRDNVFYITTAIAYPNGSPHIGHAYEAIATDTLARFARLDGKDVFFLTGTDEHGQKMVQTAANEKMSASELATRNAGRFREMDERLNVSFDRFIRTTEEQHHRSSQEIWRRMAANGDIYADTYAGWYSVRDEAYYAEDETRLNDEGVRLGPQGTPVEWVEEKSYFFRLSDYQSKLLKLYEEHPDFIGPDSRRNEVVSFVRGGLRDLSISRTTFDWGVKVPGDEEHVMYVWVDALTNYITGVGFPDESDKNWRYWPADVHIIGKDIIRFHAVYWPAFLMSAGIPVQKRVYAHGFLFNRGEKMSKSIGNVVDPFNLADQYGVDQMRYFFLREVPFGQDGSYNHEAIVARINADLANDLGNLAQRSLSMIAKQLGGVLPEPAAFSDNDKAMLAQADGMIVASREAMATQQIHHWLNAVWAVVAEANRYFAGEAPWALAKTDPARQKTVLYVTAEVVRQIAILAQPAMPTASSLLLDSLGIPADERNFAMLGGAKRIAPGSTLPAPTPAFPRYIEPAT